The segment AGAAAATCTGTCACCCAAGTTGTTGACCGACTGGATGGTGTCGGGATGCTCTTCACCGAGAGTCCTGCGTCGACGTGCCAGCGCATCTTCGTCGATCTTGCGTGCCTCGTCATACGCGCCTGCGGCCGCGAGACACATGGCCAGGTTGCTTGCGGTGTTGATTGATTCGCGATGATCCATGCCCGGCAGGCGTCTCCGGCGCTCCAGTACCTCACGTACGATAGTTATCGCCTCTGGGTCGCCAGGAGGGAGCACGGCACCTCGGCGATGCGCGGCACTCAGAGTGTCGAGGTGGTCCGGCCCTAGCCTCGGTCTTTCACTTGGCTCATCGTCCATAGCTGCTGATCGATTGATGTGACTTCGGATGCGGTTTGCCGGGTTGCTGGCATGCTGATGGCCCGGCGCAGGGCCGGGTTCCTCCGTGAAGCTGGTGGGACGTGGGTTGCTGGGTCAGCCTGCGGGTCGTGGGAGTGCCGCGAGGCGGCTGAAAGCGCTGGTCAGGGCCTCGGTCCAGGGCCAGTCGGCGGCGATGGCGAGGCGGGTCCGGCGGGCGGTGCGGGTGAGCCGGGCGGCGACGTGCAGCAGCCGGTAGCGCAGTCTCTTGGGCTCGGCGGTGGCGAGGTCGCCGTCGAGGAGCAGGGTTTGGGTCCAGGCGAGTAGGTCGATGCCGGTCAGGGCGAGTTGTAGCCAGGCCTGGTTGATCGCGAAGTGCCGGGACGGGAACCGGCCGAAGCCGGTGTCCTTGCCGGTGCGGATGCGGTCTTCGACGCGGGCGTGGGCCCGGTGCCGGGCCTCCAGGAACTGGATGCCGCCGTTGCCGGGTGGGGTGTCGGTGGCGACGACCTGATGCCGCCAGCCTTCGATGGTGTCGAACAGCGACAGCTGGGCGCCGGGGTGCGGGCGTTCGCGGCGGACCAGGAACCGGGTGCCCTGCGGCCAGCCGGTAGCGTCGAACAGGCCGGTGATCTCACAGACCTCGGCGTGTTCACGCAGGTCGCCGTCGGTGTCGATGGCGGGGATCCAGCCGGAGGCCGCGGTGATCGCTTGCCGGACGGGTTCGGTGATCGCGGTGCCGACGCTGAATCGGATGTCCAGGTGCTGCTCGCGCAGCGATCGGATGTGGGCGAGGAAGCCGTGGCTGGAGCCGGCCGAGTCGCTGCGCAGCAGGACCGGGGTGCCGTGCCGGTGGGCGTCGGGGATCTGGGTGAGTGCCTGGTCCAGGACGGTGATGTGGTCGGCGGTGGTGTTCGACCCGGCCCGGCCCTCGCGCAGGAGCCCGGACAGGGCTTCGCCGGTGTTGTCCAGGAAGCAGAACAACGGGTGATAGCCGAAGGTCTTCTTCCAGGTCCGGGTCGCTGCCTCCTTCTCCGAGTGGCAGATGACGATCGTCGCGTCGATGTCCAGGACCAGGCCCTGCATCTTGCGGCCGGCCACGGTGACCTGTGGCAGGTCGCCGCGGACCTCGGCGTGCTGAGCCCAGGCCACTTCCCGAGCCTGGGCTCGCGCGGCTCGCAGCTGGGCCAGCATCGCCTCGTCCACCTTCGACAGCAGCCGCCAGGCGGTCGGGTCGGAGGCGACCGGCCCGAACAGGCCGGCCTGGTCACGCAGGACGGCGAGATCGGCGATCGCTTCGCCGCCGTCGGCGAGCATCACCGCGAGATCGACCGCGATCCGGCCCGGGTCGTGCCCGCCACCGCGCTGCCGCAGACCCGTCAACCCAAGACTGAACGCGCTGGTCAACCCGGTCGCGTCGGCGAGATCGGCCAGCAGCCGGGCACCAGCGTGAGCGACCACGCCCCGCCCGCCACCAGTCACCGTGATCTTCGGACGTGTTGCGGTAGCCTTCACCCAGCAAGTGCCTTCCGTGACAGGAACATCGGACCCTCAGCAAGTCCTATTTTCCCTGATCAGAAGGCACTTCTTCTTTCTCCGCCCACTCCGTGGACAGCCCTTAACGAAGGGCCGAGGCTAGGCGCCGAGACCAACTTGTGTATGCGTGGCCGGCGAGGGTCTGCGCAAGGTCACCCTGTCCGCTGACCTCCAAGTACCGGGCAACGTCGAGCAGCAGGGTTCGGAACTCCTGAGAATTGACATAATGCGCATCATCAGCGTTTACCTGTCCGAGGTAGCGAATATGTGCCGCGATGGCCGCGGACAATGCCCAGTTCTCTACGTTGCTCAAATCGTCGAGTTGAGCGGTGAGCAAGAGGCGCAATACCGTCTCGTGCAGGACATCCCGGTCCGCGGCGCCGAGAAGGTCGCGGACGACTGCGCGGGTTATTCGGTGGATCACAAAGGCGCTGTCAACATCGACAAGTCGCGCCAGTCCTAGCCGTACAAGTTGCCCCACCGACGCTCTGAGCTGTATTTTTCGAGGCGCCGAGGCGTTCAGCGCATCGCTGAACGTGCCGGAAGGGGCCTGTAGCATCCACGCCACCGGAATCGGCTCAGGCGCGAGAAAGGCGCACAGTTTCAGCATCTTGAGCGCTAACGGGTCGATATTACGAAGCTCGTCCACCGACCGGGCGATCACTGTGGCGACCGACCGAGGATAGTTGGCGGGCCGGCCAAGTTGCAGCAGATCGCTCGCATGGCCTTCCAGTGCGTCCAGATATTCACCCGCGCTCGCGCCGGTTTCTCGCATGAATCCGCCTGCTTGAGCCGCTGCCAGCGGAAGGTCGCCGACCGCTGCGGCGAGGGCGTCCGCCTCAGTGTCAGACAACACCGGAAGCTGTGCTTTGAGAAAGGCGACAGACTCTTGCCTGGAAAAGGTGCGCACATCGATCACCGTTCCGATCTCATGAAACCTTGAGTCGCGCGAGGTGATCAGGATCTGGCCGGTCCCGTAAGGAAGCATTCCTAGAACCTTGTCCGCATTGCTGGCATCTTCCATCGCAATAAGCCAATTGCCATGTCGTCGAAGGTAGTTGCGTGTCCGCGCCGCGGCCGACGATAGTTCTGTGAAGTCCTCCACGAGCCCAAGGCTATGTGCCATGGCAGCCAACTGCTCATGGACAGACGAAGACGGCCCCGCGTCCATCCACCAAACCAGCTCGAACTCCGCTGATTGTGAATAAGCGTATTCAACCGCTATACTACTTTTTCCGACGCCTCCCGGGCCGCATAGTGCGGTGATCGATCCGACTGCTGCTCGACGATGGTGCCCGATGGCTCGGAGAATTTCTTCGCGGCCAGTGAAAAGCGAATTCCTCGGCGGCACGTGCCACACCTTGGAAGCGAATGGAGGTGACGGCAACATCGGCGTCGGCCGTATCATCGGAGCCAGAGGCGCACCCTCGTCCGTGAGGACTTTCAGCAGGCTCATCGTCCTGGGAGTCGGCATGCTACCGTCAGAGACGTCCTCGTACTCAATGGTGTTCAGCTCAAAGAACACCTCACCGTTGAGCAGCAACGGGATGATTTTCTTGTTGCGACTCGCTGAATGATTCAATTCGAGGGCAACCCACCGCGATGCCCGAGCCGATCGGCTCATCACCATAATGAAGGCGGAGCACGAATCGATAGCCGCTTCGATTTCCCTGGACCAGTACTCGCCAGGTGATATTCGGCGATCGAACCAGGTTGGTATTTGATGCGCCGCCAAGTGGTCGGCCAGTTCTCCGACAAAAGACGAATCAATTCGGCTATAACTTATGAAGACATAACCGGCGCCCATCAATCTATTGTATCAAGCTCGACCGAGGCTTCCTTGTCATAGCGCGGCCCGCGCAATCGTCCAATCCCTGCGCAGGCGGCTACAGTGGCGCAACTTCTGAAGGAGCCCGCCAGCCGTGGATGGCTTCTGAAGGACCGCGCCCACGGTGGTGATTTCCTGAAGGACCGCGCCGCCGGCGACGGGGGGCGCCGACGGCGCGGTGGCTCTTCAGAGGGTGAGGACGATGCGTCCTCGGGCGATGCCGCCCGCCTGCCGCGCCCAAGCGTCGGCCGCCTGCTCGAACGGCACGACCTCATGGCTGACGCTCAGCTCGCCGGCAGCCGCATGCGTGGCCACAGCAACGACCGACTCAGCCCGCTCCTCCACGGTCAGGGCGTTGTTCGTATAGCCGAGGATCCGCAACGACCCGGACCGCAGCGTCGCCGAGTCGAACACCGCGGTGGGCGCGGCCGATCCGCCCAGGTTGACCAGCCGGCCGCCGGGCCGCAGCACCTGCAGCGCCGCCGCGGCCGGCACGCCGAAGACCGGGTCCAGCACCAGGTCGACCGGCCCGTCTGCAGCATCACGCAAGCGTGCGACCAGTGTCTCCGGCGAGTCGCCGGGCAGGTAGGGCACGGCCGCCGCCGCACCCAGTTCGCGGGCGCGGGACCGGGCCGCGGACGATCGGGCCACCGCGATCACCCGCCGCGCGCCGCAGAGCAGGGCGAGCTGGATTGCGGCCTGACCGACCACGCCACCGGCCCCGAGAACCAGGACCTGTTCACCGAAGGTCAGCGCACCGGTCCGGGTCAGCGCCGAGTGCGCGGCCACCGCGGACAGGCCGAGAGCGGCCAGCGCCGGCAGTGGCACGTCAGTGGGCACGGCTACGACATCACTTTCCGGTACGGCTACCGCAGCCGCCATGCTCCCGTCGCCGGGCCGCATCCCGGCCGACGTGGCGAACCAGACGGGTGTGCCGTCGGGCCGGTGGCCGACCCCTTGGACACCAGGGACGTACGGGAGCGCCGGGGTGCCGAAGTAGCTGGTGCCCGAGGCGCAGAGCACGTCGAGCGGCGTGATCGGCGCGGCTGTCACCGCGATAGGGACCTGGCCGGCACCGGCGATCGGCACCGGCCGCGAGGTGACCGTCGGCGGCCGCCCGCAGACCGTGAGGACAGCCGCGCGGATCACGTCGCGATGTCCGGGTACGGCAGGTCGAAGTGGGCCAGACGCGCCCCGAACGCTTTCTGGTACTCCAGCGGCTCGGTGTTGTCCCGCTCGAACATGGCGATGAACAGCGTCAAGGTCAGGAACGGATGGGCGCCGAGCTCGAAGAGGCGTACATGGTCGTGGCTCGCCAATGCCTCGCGTTCGTCGTCGGTGAAGCGCAACCATGTGCTGGCCTCGCCGGTGTGGCAGTTCAGCACGGCGTTCGCCCGGTTCTCCTCCCACCAGCCGACGAACGAGCGCGGCGACGAACGGTAGTGCTCGACCAGCTCGGGATCCCGGTCGACCGTGTAGAGGAACTTGTCCAGCAGATACTTGCTCACTGCGGCGCTCCGTTCGGGTACCAGGTGAAATAGGCCTCCATGGTGTGGAACAAGTCCAGGGTGTCGACGTGATCGGCCTTAGCGCCCGCACCGGCCACGCCCATCATCAGCATGAAGTCCATGAATCCGTGGGTGGCGTTCCCGGGCGAGTGCAGGCTGTCCAGAGTGACCTCACGCAGGCAGGCGTCCAGGTCGCCGGTGGCGATCCACTCGACCGCTCTCTGGTCGAAGAGCGGGTCGGGGCCGTGCGGCCCGAATTGGCGCGGCCCGCCCAGTTCCAGCGACAGGTGACCGGTGCCGATGATCGCGACCCGCAGATCCGACGGCCATTCCTCGACGATTTTCCGGATGGCCGCGCCGAGCTGCACGAACCGGGACGGCTGCGGCAGCGGCGGCGCGAAGATGTTGGTGTAGATCGGCACGATCGGCAGATCCGCTTCCGGCCGCAGCGTGATGATCGGGCAGGTGATGCTGTGGTCGATCCGCAGCTCGTTGCTGAACGCCAGGTCGAAACCCTCGTCGAGCCCGGCGCGCAGGATGTGCGCGGACAGGTCCTCCTGGCCTTTCAGCAGCATCCGTGGCAGGCCGAATTCGCGTTCCTCGTTGTACCAGTTGGCATCGAAGAACGGTGCCTTACCGACCAGGAACTGCGGCATGTTGTCCAGCCACAGCTGGTGGAAGTGGTCGGAGCCGACCATGACGAGCACGTCCGGGTCGGCCCTGGTGAGCGTTTCCCGGAACGCCAGGATCTTGCGGGTCCACTCATCGGCGAAAGGGGGACGGTCCTCGCCGGTGGCGGTGCTGGCCTTCAGATAGAACGGGTGATGGGTGGAGGCGATGACCGCGACGATGCTGGCCATAGTCAATCCTTACGGTTCGTAGACGGCGTTCCGATCGACGGTGAGATAGACGTCCATGCCGATGGGGCGGCGACGTTCCTCGGCGAGTTGTCCGAGCAGGCCGGCGGCGCGGGCGAGCAGCGCGAATCCGCGCAGCAATTCCACCGGCAGGCCCAGGTCGGCGAGTGCGGCGCCGCACACCCCGGCGCCGTTGAGGGGCAACTGCTTGGGATGTACGCGCCCGACGGCCTCGAACAGCTCGAGGTGCGGCCCGTAGCACCCTTCTTCCTTGGCGATCCCGATCAGCACCGGGGTACGCGGGTCCAGTTCCTTGTGCACCGGGTGCCCCAATCCGGGCACCCGCCGAGTCGTCTGAATGATGTTCCGGGCGATGTCCTCGTACGAATCGTTCGGCCCCGCCTCGGCGAGCGCGTCACTCAGGAAGCGGGCGCAATCCTCGGTCACCCCGAGAAACCGCGACCCGCCGCCGAGCAGACCGGCCGCGAGCGCACCCTGCAGGGATTCCGGAGCGGAGAGGTACGTCAGCCGCGCCGCGATCGCCGTCGGCGTGAACCCGTGATCGGCGAGTGCGACCAGCACCGCCTCGAACACCCGGGTCTCACCGGGCGTCGGCCGTCGTCGCGCGACCAGCCAGAACGCCAGCTCCCCGAACCCGACCTTGCCCATCAGATCGCCCGCCAGATCCTGGCCGAGCAGCGAGATCGTCGTCGCGTCCGAGGTGCCGAGCCCGGTCGGAAAACTCAGGTCCTCAGCCACGCGCGGATCTCCTCACCGTGTTCGTCCAGGCCGGGCGGCGGTAGCTCGTACCGTGCCGGGGTTTCCGAAAAACCGATCGGGTTGCGCACGCCCGGCACGCCGCCGGTGGTGACGACCGGTTCCAGCCCGAGGTTCTCGGCGAGCGCGACGCCGCGGTCGATCGTGTTGATCGGGGCGCACGGCACCCCGGCCGCGATCAGGTCCTGGAACCATTCGTCACGCGTACGTCTGACCAGTTGCTCGACCAGCAGCGGCCGCAACTCCTCGCGGTTGGCCGTGCGGTCCTGGTTGCGGCCGAACCGTGGGTCGGCGGGCAGGTCGGGCAGTCCCAGCACCTGGCAGAGCTTGCGGAACTGGCCGTCGTTGCCGGCGATCACGATCAGCTCGCCGTCGGCCACCGGCAGCGGCTCGTACGGGAACAGGCTGGGGTGCGCGTTGCCCATCCGGTACGGCACGCTGCCCGAGGCGACGTAGCCGCCGGAGTGGTTGACCAGCCCGGACAGCGCCGACGACAGCAGGTTCACCTCGACGTGCTGGCCGCGGCCGGTCTGCGAGCGGTGGTGCAGGGCGGACAGGATGCCGATGTTCGCGTGCATGCCGGTCAGCACGTCGAAGACCGAGATCCCGGCCCGGTACGCCGGACCCGACGTGTCCCCGGTGAGGCTCATCAGCCCGGAGATCGCCTGGACCATCAGGTCGTATCCCGGCAGTGCGGCGCCCGCGCCCGAGCCGAAGCCGGTGATGCTCGCATAGATCACGCCCTGGTTGCCGGCGGCGACCGTCTCGTAGTCGAGCCCGAACCGGGCCAGCCCGCCCGGTTTGAAGTTCTCGATCACCACGTCGGCGCGGCGGGCCAGCTCGCGCGCGGCGGCCTGGTCGTCCGGGTCCTTGAGGTCCAGGGCGATCGACCGTTTGTTCCGGTTGATCGCCAGATAGTACGTGGCGACGCCGTCCCGGACCGGCGGCATCCAGGTGCGGGTGTCGTCCCCGGACGGGCCCTCCACCTTGATCACCTGAGCGCCGAGGTCGGCGAGGAGCATCGTCGCGTACGGCCCCGCGAGGATCCGGGAGAAGTCCGCCACGAGCAGGCCGTCCAGTGGCCCCCGACTGTGCTGGGTCATTTTCACCGACCGTTCTACGGACACTTGTCCGCCGACCCAGATTGCGCGCATGCTGCGTACGTGTCAACGGGTTGTCCGTCGAGCGGACAGCCGTCCGATTGGGGGAGACGATGAGCGACAACGACCGGCCGGTGCTGTTGCGCAACGGTCTGGTTCTCACCATGGATGACTCGCACACGGTGCTCGAAGGCGCTGACGTGCTGGTCGCGGGCGACCGGATCGTGGAGGTCGGGCACGGCCTGTCCGCGCCCGGCGACGCCCTGGAGATCGACGCGACCGGCGGCATCGTGATGCCCGGCATGATCGACACCCACCGGCACATGTGGCAGACCGCGATGCGCGGCTACGGCGCCGACTGGACCCTCACGCAGTACTTCGTCTGGTACTACCTCGAATCCGGCAAACTGTTCCGCCCCGAGGACATCTACGCCGGCAACCTGCTTTCCGCGATCGAGGCCGTCGACGCCGGGGTCACCACCAGCGTGGACTGGTCGCACGGGCTGCAGAGCGCTGATCACGCCGACGCCGCAGTGGACGCCCTGGAGGCCGTGCCGGGACGGTTCGTGCTCGCGTACGGCAACATCCAGCAGGGGCCGTGGGAGTGGTCCACGTCGGACGCCTTCCAGGACTTCTACCGGCGGCGCATCGACGGCGGGAAGCTGGCCGGCTTCCAGATGGCGTTCGACGTCACCGGCGACCCGGCGTTCCCCGAGAAGGCCGCGTTCGAGGTGGCCCGCGAGCTGGGCGTCGCGGTGACCACGCACGCCGGGGTCTGGGGCGCCACCAACGACGAGGGCATCCGGCTGATGTACGAGAACGGGTTCATGGCCCCGAACACGGTCTATGTGCACGCGGCGACGTTGAGCTCTGATTCGTACCATCGCATCGCCGCCACCGGCGGCTCGGTCTCGGTCTCCACCGAGAGTGAGCAGAGCGCGGGCCAGGGCTACCCGCCCACCTTCCAGCTGCGCAACTTCGGCATCCCGGTGTCGCTGTCGATGGACACGAGTGTCTGGTGGAGCGGCGACCTGTTCAGCGCGATGCGCACCACGCTCAGCGCCGACCGCGTCCGCGAACACCTGGAAGCGCACGGCCGGCAGGAGACCGTCACCCACCACAAACTGCGCGCCGAACACGTCGTCGACTGGGCGACCCGCGGCGGCGCCAAGGCCCTCGGCATGGACTCCCAGCTCGGCGCGGTGACGCCCGGCCGCAAGGCGGACCTCGTGCTGATCAAGAACGACAACTCGCCGGCGATGTTCCCCATCCTCAACCCCTACGGTCACGTCGCCTACCAGGCGCAACGCGGCGACGTGCACTCCGTGCTGGTCGGCGGACGGCTGGTCAAACACGAGGGCCGGCTGGTCGGCCTCGACCTCGCGGCGGCCCGCGCGAAGGTCGCCGCGACCGTCGACCACCTGCGCTCGAGCCTCGGCGAAGCGATGTGGGCGCGCGGCATGAACCCGGAGATCCCGGAGACGAGTGTGCTCGAGAACCCGTACCAGTACACCGACTACGACGCCGGCTCGGCCCAATGGAAGCATTGAGCACATGACCGATACGGGGAGGGGCGCAGGTCCCGACTTCATCGAGGCCCTCGCCCGGGGTCTCGACGTCCTGCGCTCCTTCCGTTCGGGCAGCCCGGCGCTCACGCTCAGTGAGATTGCGGCGGGGACCGGGCTGGCCCGGCCCACCGTGCGGCGCATTCTGATCACCCTGGAACAGCTCGGATACGTCCGTGCCGACGGCCGCGGATATGCGCTCACGCCGCGGGTTCTGGACCTGGGAATGGCCTATGTCCACTCGCTGAATCTGTGGGAAGTGGCGCGGCCGCACATGGAGAAACTGGTCGCGCAGACCAATGAATCCACGTCGATCGCGCAACTCGACGGATCGGATATCGTCTATGTGGCGCGGGTGGCCGTACCCAAGATCGTGACTCTGGGGGTGAGCATCGGGACGCGCTTTCCGGCGCCGCCCACCTCGATGGGGAAAGTGCTGCTGGCGGCTCTGCCGCCGGAGGCCATGGCGCGGGTTCTTGCTGAGCCGTCACGGTCGGGCATCACGCCGCGATGGCAGCCTTCGGCTGCCGAGCTTTCCACCGCATTGCGTTCGGTACGGGCTAAGGGCTGGGCTTTGGCGGACCAGGATCTGGCGCCGGGTATTCGGTCGATCGCCACCGGGGTACGCG is part of the Actinoplanes sp. NBC_00393 genome and harbors:
- a CDS encoding IS1380 family transposase, whose protein sequence is MKATATRPKITVTGGGRGVVAHAGARLLADLADATGLTSAFSLGLTGLRQRGGGHDPGRIAVDLAVMLADGGEAIADLAVLRDQAGLFGPVASDPTAWRLLSKVDEAMLAQLRAARAQAREVAWAQHAEVRGDLPQVTVAGRKMQGLVLDIDATIVICHSEKEAATRTWKKTFGYHPLFCFLDNTGEALSGLLREGRAGSNTTADHITVLDQALTQIPDAHRHGTPVLLRSDSAGSSHGFLAHIRSLREQHLDIRFSVGTAITEPVRQAITAASGWIPAIDTDGDLREHAEVCEITGLFDATGWPQGTRFLVRRERPHPGAQLSLFDTIEGWRHQVVATDTPPGNGGIQFLEARHRAHARVEDRIRTGKDTGFGRFPSRHFAINQAWLQLALTGIDLLAWTQTLLLDGDLATAEPKRLRYRLLHVAARLTRTARRTRLAIAADWPWTEALTSAFSRLAALPRPAG
- a CDS encoding CaiB/BaiF CoA transferase family protein → MTQHSRGPLDGLLVADFSRILAGPYATMLLADLGAQVIKVEGPSGDDTRTWMPPVRDGVATYYLAINRNKRSIALDLKDPDDQAAARELARRADVVIENFKPGGLARFGLDYETVAAGNQGVIYASITGFGSGAGAALPGYDLMVQAISGLMSLTGDTSGPAYRAGISVFDVLTGMHANIGILSALHHRSQTGRGQHVEVNLLSSALSGLVNHSGGYVASGSVPYRMGNAHPSLFPYEPLPVADGELIVIAGNDGQFRKLCQVLGLPDLPADPRFGRNQDRTANREELRPLLVEQLVRRTRDEWFQDLIAAGVPCAPINTIDRGVALAENLGLEPVVTTGGVPGVRNPIGFSETPARYELPPPGLDEHGEEIRAWLRT
- a CDS encoding quinone oxidoreductase family protein, coding for MIRAAVLTVCGRPPTVTSRPVPIAGAGQVPIAVTAAPITPLDVLCASGTSYFGTPALPYVPGVQGVGHRPDGTPVWFATSAGMRPGDGSMAAAVAVPESDVVAVPTDVPLPALAALGLSAVAAHSALTRTGALTFGEQVLVLGAGGVVGQAAIQLALLCGARRVIAVARSSAARSRARELGAAAAVPYLPGDSPETLVARLRDAADGPVDLVLDPVFGVPAAAALQVLRPGGRLVNLGGSAAPTAVFDSATLRSGSLRILGYTNNALTVEERAESVVAVATHAAAGELSVSHEVVPFEQAADAWARQAGGIARGRIVLTL
- a CDS encoding citryl-CoA lyase; amino-acid sequence: MAEDLSFPTGLGTSDATTISLLGQDLAGDLMGKVGFGELAFWLVARRRPTPGETRVFEAVLVALADHGFTPTAIAARLTYLSAPESLQGALAAGLLGGGSRFLGVTEDCARFLSDALAEAGPNDSYEDIARNIIQTTRRVPGLGHPVHKELDPRTPVLIGIAKEEGCYGPHLELFEAVGRVHPKQLPLNGAGVCGAALADLGLPVELLRGFALLARAAGLLGQLAEERRRPIGMDVYLTVDRNAVYEP
- a CDS encoding amidohydrolase family protein; translation: MSDNDRPVLLRNGLVLTMDDSHTVLEGADVLVAGDRIVEVGHGLSAPGDALEIDATGGIVMPGMIDTHRHMWQTAMRGYGADWTLTQYFVWYYLESGKLFRPEDIYAGNLLSAIEAVDAGVTTSVDWSHGLQSADHADAAVDALEAVPGRFVLAYGNIQQGPWEWSTSDAFQDFYRRRIDGGKLAGFQMAFDVTGDPAFPEKAAFEVARELGVAVTTHAGVWGATNDEGIRLMYENGFMAPNTVYVHAATLSSDSYHRIAATGGSVSVSTESEQSAGQGYPPTFQLRNFGIPVSLSMDTSVWWSGDLFSAMRTTLSADRVREHLEAHGRQETVTHHKLRAEHVVDWATRGGAKALGMDSQLGAVTPGRKADLVLIKNDNSPAMFPILNPYGHVAYQAQRGDVHSVLVGGRLVKHEGRLVGLDLAAARAKVAATVDHLRSSLGEAMWARGMNPEIPETSVLENPYQYTDYDAGSAQWKH
- a CDS encoding IclR family transcriptional regulator domain-containing protein, with protein sequence MTDTGRGAGPDFIEALARGLDVLRSFRSGSPALTLSEIAAGTGLARPTVRRILITLEQLGYVRADGRGYALTPRVLDLGMAYVHSLNLWEVARPHMEKLVAQTNESTSIAQLDGSDIVYVARVAVPKIVTLGVSIGTRFPAPPTSMGKVLLAALPPEAMARVLAEPSRSGITPRWQPSAAELSTALRSVRAKGWALADQDLAPGIRSIATGVRDGEGRVIAAVNVTVHAAETSVETLVEEHLPRLLRTAADISHDWSLTARIPAVTV
- a CDS encoding extradiol ring-cleavage dioxygenase, producing the protein MASIVAVIASTHHPFYLKASTATGEDRPPFADEWTRKILAFRETLTRADPDVLVMVGSDHFHQLWLDNMPQFLVGKAPFFDANWYNEEREFGLPRMLLKGQEDLSAHILRAGLDEGFDLAFSNELRIDHSITCPIITLRPEADLPIVPIYTNIFAPPLPQPSRFVQLGAAIRKIVEEWPSDLRVAIIGTGHLSLELGGPRQFGPHGPDPLFDQRAVEWIATGDLDACLREVTLDSLHSPGNATHGFMDFMLMMGVAGAGAKADHVDTLDLFHTMEAYFTWYPNGAPQ
- the fxsT gene encoding FxSxx-COOH system tetratricopeptide repeat protein; amino-acid sequence: MGAGYVFISYSRIDSSFVGELADHLAAHQIPTWFDRRISPGEYWSREIEAAIDSCSAFIMVMSRSARASRWVALELNHSASRNKKIIPLLLNGEVFFELNTIEYEDVSDGSMPTPRTMSLLKVLTDEGAPLAPMIRPTPMLPSPPFASKVWHVPPRNSLFTGREEILRAIGHHRRAAVGSITALCGPGGVGKSSIAVEYAYSQSAEFELVWWMDAGPSSSVHEQLAAMAHSLGLVEDFTELSSAAARTRNYLRRHGNWLIAMEDASNADKVLGMLPYGTGQILITSRDSRFHEIGTVIDVRTFSRQESVAFLKAQLPVLSDTEADALAAAVGDLPLAAAQAGGFMRETGASAGEYLDALEGHASDLLQLGRPANYPRSVATVIARSVDELRNIDPLALKMLKLCAFLAPEPIPVAWMLQAPSGTFSDALNASAPRKIQLRASVGQLVRLGLARLVDVDSAFVIHRITRAVVRDLLGAADRDVLHETVLRLLLTAQLDDLSNVENWALSAAIAAHIRYLGQVNADDAHYVNSQEFRTLLLDVARYLEVSGQGDLAQTLAGHAYTSWSRRLASALR